The sequence ttttttaattcttcttcacatatttttagtttatcatttatttctatatCCGGAAACATTCTTTTTGCCtttagaaataatttttttgcatGATTATAATTTCCTATATTCATGTATTTCAAAGCTAAATTGAAGCATTCAAAAGCTTCCTCCTTGTTTCCTATCATTTTTACtcttatatatgttttttttttttttttttttttctaaattttatactatatttttctacttttcactcttataaatatttatttataaacatAACAGAATATAGTTTAAGTTTTATTTTCCTCTCttgaaaatttataataataatgtaatACAAAACATGGCATATCTTTAATTACAATATATgttatattaagaaaaattgaTAAACATACCtagaaataaattattaattatttttttgttctattttttttattatatcaatctagaaaatatttattatttaaaatttttttttttgtatgtatttttaaatatttatttcattcttCTAATAACTAAATCTTCTGTTTTAAACATATATGTTTACATATGattgatattttttgaaaaatgtgtaaacataaaaagaaacaaagtctctgtattaaacaaaataaaaataaaatacctGTAAATTGAAAATGTTTTtgtgaaaaaattataatacttATTTAAAACCAAAATAAtccttttaataataaaagttataCGCCTCAATTTCTAAAATGGACAATAATTTTAACACCATTTAATTTACTATTGTAAgattcctttttatttatttaaaaaaattttatatatataaaaatattaataaaacatacaacaaaaaaaaaaaaaaaatacatatatgttTCCATagatatatgtatatataaagaacgaaaaaatttgaattaattttaaatgagCTATTTTACTATTTAAACTTTTATCTCTTtgatgaatttttatttttttcacattttttgtaaatatttttttttttattttcaaatatcTTTATATGAAAcctatttaatttaaaaaaaaaaaatttttattatctgaatttctttttctttttttcttttttattttttcttatttttttctttttttctttttttctttttttcttttttttttttttttttttctttcaatataaataatataaaataaaaaaataataattcataaaattatataaaaaaaaaaaattaaaatatttcagaAGTGAAGAAGTATTTATATGTTAaatatttgtaattttagaaaatatacatatatgtataatactGCGCAGGAGTGATTCATTTCTATTATTCACTATaacattaaaataaaagaagttaaatattattagCACTAAAAATATGGACAGTatcaattattaaaaaaattataaaaatactaaatatatatttatagagAGAGAGAGTTTACTATGCTAAAagcattatttaattttataatatttataagatTAAAACTTCTTggtaatctttttttttcttatataagaaataaaaaacaaaaaaaaatggtaaATAGTAAGAGAGATTTAAGCTTAAATATGTACAGATTTGTGAATTTTGAAAATTGAACATTCTTAAAATAGCAATTATAAGtgcatgaaaaaaaaaataaataactttttaattttttttttttaatatctatttttttatgatatttatGATGTTTTCATTGTTTTACACATTTATATACTATCgtgattttattaaaatttatatgctAAAATAAATTGCTTTAGCTTTATAcattaataaaagtataaaatatacaaatccTCCATATAAAAGGAGGTAaactattttctttaaaattctATTTGGCTTAATATCATttgaaattaaatattaataatataaaatgatacaagtttattaaaatatattgtttttttaacaaaaatttattgTCTCTTTTTTCTCTCCAAGCCTTTGGCATTTTCTTTCCTTCttaaaagaaacaaaaaataatgttattttttttaaaaaatggattaaattaaaaaggaCAAGTAAAAATCAACAAAATGAATATGCatgtataaaattatatgtatcaatcaataattaaaaattaaaatacataatatttaatcaGAGATATAAAACGTTACTTACACTTCTACAAACTGTGATCCTTAAAAATATGAGAACAccaaaaaaaagttaatttttctcaaatatttatttttatacttacacaataataaattttttttacacttTCAAAAGAActaatttacttttttatttatatttaatatcaATGTGCTTTAGTCATGCAagtcaaaaaataaatctaaacagttaaaaatttttaagaaaaaatatttgaatcattgaatttcttattttcatGGTGAAATTTacacatttttaatttttatttatttgaagATTTACAAGAGTAAGGATAATTagcataattttatttactatGCTATTGCTTCTAGTGTAAAGGTAATGATAGCTAAATATTATTCATTATTCATTCCCttggagaaaaaaaatgattaaaaaaaatcaaaaaaattaaaaaatgaagaagtaaaaaagaaaagaagcAAAAATGCATAAAACATtaaattgtaattttttaatttgtttttctatatatttattttttttttacttttcaaTGTAAATTTTAATCGTATTATGTAATATATAAGATAGagtatttaataatttgttCATTAAAATGAGAAAAGCTAAACAACTTTCTATTTCAGATATTTATAAgaaccattttttttttattatatatatatgaaatgaagaaatattttctgaaaaagtaaataaaatttaaatctttttttttcctcaAAAAAGTTTTTGatgaattctttttttttttttgttcttcaAGGTTATGAGAAAGTTCAATGTTTCCATAAaaatcttataaaaaaaaaaaaatagaaattatatttataattattcatagaaaaaaaaaaaaaaaaaaaaatttaagcaCTTAAAGATATGATgttacatatttattataaaataagttaatttcttattattaaaaaatagattACACACTCTATTACAAAGAAGTGATTTCCATATAAAATAGTTTATGTTACACACAACAGAGaaaatatatctatatttaaatataaacgtatacccTGTAAATAcaagaaaattattattatgatattataattataatttttataaaaaaaattgtttgataaaaattatatataagcttaatatattttttacttttgttttttttgttttatattttcattttaagaaattgctttttttttaaatgtattaatttatgtatattaatataaaaagcaATAATCTTAACTTTATATAATGCTTTTAaagttatatttaaaatattatgttttttttttttttcataaaatgtTTAAAATGTGTATTCAtaagtatataaaaatttaaaattttctacaTTTATTTGatgttatttaaaagaaaataatgctAAAtgtacttatttttatttttacattttttagcGTAAAGGTTAATTTACAtggaaaataatgaattttaaAATGTAATTTCCCTATTACTTttgccttttttttttatgtatttttttttttttatttatttttaaaaagatgcAGTATGTTTTATATGTGTTttccttaattttttttaaatttcaatATTATAAAGATATTAGTAGCCCTAggtttttaaataaatttcagATTGATAATACTAAAGtaataaggaaaaaatatagaattttATCTAAATCCTCAGTAAATAAGACAATTAATTTTGATGAATTAGCAAGTAATTATAGACCCCTGTTTGATGCTTATGAAATAtcagaaaattttaaaaatcaaataaatggaaaaaatatttcagaaaaaaataaaaatgctaATCATAATATAATTCCATCATTTTTGAACTCTGGCATCAACTCAAGATTTAGTTTAAACAAAGAAAAGAAAAcagataaaaaagataatttaataaagaaaaattttgatCATTACTCAATTGTAACAAATTCTCTTGAATTATTGAACGATATCAAAGTAGATGCATCCGATTTATCTAAACTTAGCATAAACAATTTAAGCATACCATACAATGAACAAACAAAAGAGTTATTTACTCATCAAAGAAATATAGTCATCAGTAATAAAGGAAATaggaaatataaaatagttTTAATGACAAAAAATCCCAAATTTGTTCGtgcaaataataaatattcgaatgaaaaaaaaacttttattgAAAAAGAGGAAAATATTGAAGATTTATCTGATAAAAATACTAATTTATATAGTGGATCTGGAACATTATATTTTGATAATACTTCTAATGacgaaaatatatataactcTATTAAGGAGAAACATAATCAAGAAAAAGtaattgataataaaaaaaatactggAAGAAGTGtcttaaaaagaatattaaattttctaaGTTTTAGAAGTGATCCTCATGATAATGTTAGTCTTTTAGATGAAacgataaataaaaataatgataataaagagaatttaaataaagaatcaaatgctttaaataatgataacaacaatgaaaattttaataaaagtcCAAATGATAATcttgataataataacaaaaacgCGGACATTAGCAAATTAGCAGATCAGTacttattaaatttaaaaaatatagattcTTCATGGCAAGAGTTAATACTTGTTCTTAGAGGAGAATTGGATTTACATTCTTCACATATGAAAAATCTTATAgtagaaacaaaaaataaactaGAAAGCTACATTAAGAAGAATTTTAATCAAGTAGATAAAATTTCTTATGATGTATCATCCCCAATAAATttcatatgtttttttttcccgAATGTTTTTAATATGGATAATTtgagtttattaaaagaagcTTTAACTATAATTTATGATGAATTAAAAGATTATACTGAAAGTTGGaatttttctaattcatATGTTGTAGATGAagtaaaagaagaaaattttaataaagaaacgaaggaaaaaaaatataaaaaaaaaaaaaaaaagttatataatGTAAAATATTCCTTCTTACGTAAATATATGAGTATGGATTCATTATTATCACTATTTAGtaggaataaaaaaaaaactgaagatattgaaaatgaaatattcaattttttaccCAAGGAATTAAGAAATTATTCTACATGGAATTTATCTGTAATAAGAGTATTTAATGCTTGGTTTTTGGCAGGTTATGGAAACAAGAACATAAAAGTGTGTATAATAGATTCAGGTGTTGATTTAAAGCATActgatttaattaaaaatctCTATGTTCCTGAATATgatgaaaaatatgaaatgtCAGAAGATTTTTATGATTTCATGGTTAAAAACCCAATGGATTCATCAGGTCATGGAACACATGTTACTGGAATTATTGGTGGATCAGCAAATGATTTTGGTGTAGTTGGTGTATCTCCCAATGttaaattaatttctttaCGTTTTATTGATGGTAAAAAATTTGGAGATAGTTTTCATATAATTAAAGCTTTAAATGTgtgtataataaataaagcaCCAATTATTAATGCAAGTTGGGGTTCTAGTAGATATGATTCAAGTGTTCATTTAGCTGttaaaagattaaaaaatacTCTAAATGGGAAAGGAAGTATTTTTGTAGCAGCAGCAGGAAACAAATCTAAAGATAATgatatttttcctttatatCCTTCTAGTTTTAAGTTACCTCACATGCTAaggtatattcttttttttttcaaatttacattatttatatttttcttccataattatacttttatttttctatattatacttcttttttttttaatgtctcctttgaaattttatttatttctttattatttttattattatttttttttttagtgttGCATCGATAAGTAAAAATCTagaattatctttattttctaattatGGAGCAAATAGTGTACATATAATGGCTCCAGGGCATCATATATATTCTACTATACCTAATAATTCCTACAGAATGAGTACAGGTACGTCTATGGCAGCTCCTCATGTATGTGGTGTTAGTGCTTTAATATACTCCGTATGTCACAATCAAGGTTTTATACCAGAAGCAGAAGATGTCATAGATATTTTAATTAGAACATCTATTAGAATTTTGtcaaaagaaaagaaaacaaTTCATGAAAGTCTAGTAAATGCAGAGGCAGCTGTATTAACTACTTTATTAGGGGGTTTGTGGATGCAAATTGATTGTCATTTTgtgaaattttatttagatAAGGGGAAAAAAAAGCATATACCTATAGTATTTTCAGCTTATAAGGAAGGGATATATGAAACCGATATAGTTATAGCAATTATGCCCACTGATAAATCCTCTAATGTTTATGGAGAAGTTCATATTCCTATTAAAATAGTAACAAATACCAAATTGCCaaattttaaagaatcaCCAAGATTTGGAAAGAATTATGTTATTGGTGAAGATGAAGCAACGAATGATGAACTGTTATCTTTCATTTGTGAAAATGCTATATATAATTTGCAAGAATATGACATCAATTTGATTATTATATCATTAGTTTTATTGTCAGTTGTATTTATATTCGTATTAATAGgaactatttatttttttaaaagaaaaaaaaaaaataatgcaaATGATAAAAACAATGAAGATTTTTATAAGGATCAAAAAGAtctaaatgaatttttaaaagcaAATAATAAAGAGGATAAAGGAATTACAGACAAATTAGCAAACAGTATCaactttataaataaaaaatcaaaaaataatcaaaataaaGACGATGGTAATCAAAAcgaaatttttcatttctttcaGGAAGTGAGACCTTTGATTGAAggtaaagaaataaaagagtCACCTGATGAAAGTATTAATTCAATTGATATTTCAAATATGTTTGTTGAATAAGAccatgtaataaaaaaaataatgataaaaaatatatataaaaaaaaaaaaaaaactttttaaagtactgaatttttattcatattttttattttataattacaatATAATACTTCATGATATTTCTCCATTTCAAAATAAgttttacataattttattcattttttttcatatattttttgtttacaactttttatattatttatattttattttaatattatttgtattatttcctctataatttttttttttagtaacagttccattttaatatttttaaaatttgatatttttcttttttgttagAATACTACACTTTTATTCTTttcatatgtttttttttttttttaaatttaagaaaaaaaaaaatcataaatatatataattttttaatttttttaaaataatagaaatatcTGTTACAAAGctttaaaataaagaatattttcaatataaaaacattaaaaaaattaagtataCAAGTACAGATATATTTAACTTTATAATACAATATACCTTTgtgaatataaatttattcaatatactaaaatatattttcaaaaaaaaataactaaatacatgacttttttttttgttaaaatataaaataactcTTAACTTATATCCTTCTCTAAAGTATTTACACGGTTAACTTCATttgaattaatattaatatatatttacaatgcaaaaaaaaaaaaaaaagagcgTAAgtacaaaatttataatacaattttaattatattttaaaaaaaaaatgcaaattAATTGATAACTTAAGATTGTAAGGGTGCACTGTACAAACCTTTTGTGCAAGGGTAAGGCAACGCGCGAAAGGTTATAAGAAGCAAGCTTCAAATTATCCTTTCCCCTATCAAAAATTTATGTGAAATTGATAAGGTCTCTATTGAGACCATATCAGCTATCACGCTGATAAGAACAGGTACTAC comes from Plasmodium relictum strain SGS1 genome assembly, chromosome: 9 and encodes:
- the SUB2 gene encoding subtilisin-like protease 2, putative, with amino-acid sequence MQYVLYVFSLIFFKFQYYKDISSPRFLNKFQIDNTKVIRKKYRILSKSSVNKTINFDELASNYRPLFDAYEISENFKNQINGKNISEKNKNANHNIIPSFLNSGINSRFSLNKEKKTDKKDNLIKKNFDHYSIVTNSLELLNDIKVDASDLSKLSINNLSIPYNEQTKELFTHQRNIVISNKGNRKYKIVLMTKNPKFVRANNKYSNEKKTFIEKEENIEDLSDKNTNLYSGSGTLYFDNTSNDENIYNSIKEKHNQEKVIDNKKNTGRSVLKRILNFLSFRSDPHDNVSLLDETINKNNDNKENLNKESNALNNDNNNENFNKSPNDNLDNNNKNADISKLADQYLLNLKNIDSSWQELILVLRGELDLHSSHMKNLIVETKNKLESYIKKNFNQVDKISYDVSSPINFICFFFPNVFNMDNLSLLKEALTIIYDELKDYTESWNFSNSYVVDEVKEENFNKETKEKKYKKKKKKLYNVKYSFLRKYMSMDSLLSLFSRNKKKTEDIENEIFNFLPKELRNYSTWNLSVIRVFNAWFLAGYGNKNIKVCIIDSGVDLKHTDLIKNLYVPEYDEKYEMSEDFYDFMVKNPMDSSGHGTHVTGIIGGSANDFGVVGVSPNVKLISLRFIDGKKFGDSFHIIKALNVCIINKAPIINASWGSSRYDSSVHLAVKRLKNTLNGKGSIFVAAAGNKSKDNDIFPLYPSSFKLPHMLSVASISKNLELSLFSNYGANSVHIMAPGHHIYSTIPNNSYRMSTGTSMAAPHVCGVSALIYSVCHNQGFIPEAEDVIDILIRTSIRILSKEKKTIHESLVNAEAAVLTTLLGGLWMQIDCHFVKFYLDKGKKKHIPIVFSAYKEGIYETDIVIAIMPTDKSSNVYGEVHIPIKIVTNTKLPNFKESPRFGKNYVIGEDEATNDELLSFICENAIYNLQEYDINLIIISLVLLSVVFIFVLIGTIYFFKRKKKNNANDKNNEDFYKDQKDLNEFLKANNKEDKGITDKLANSINFINKKSKNNQNKDDGNQNEIFHFFQEVRPLIEGKEIKESPDESINSIDISNMFVE